The proteins below come from a single Lates calcarifer isolate ASB-BC8 linkage group LG11, TLL_Latcal_v3, whole genome shotgun sequence genomic window:
- the snx8a gene encoding sorting nexin-8a isoform X1: MAGEINEGSVPAYYREVYEAVRCRTDERVQVEVFQRLLQRTDLSKAVLGQIAEHVDSTDGFLSKLSLYKALALIALAQQGKQPSPKLLENCIQELPKPQLGEPKDLNALRMQPAQEDALMMSHTLDKLLLRDAVQVELIPEKKGLFLKHVEYQVTSQRYKISVYRRYSDFDVFHEVLLQRFAYRVVPALPPKRMLKGVLTSVSEREFIEGRRRALGRFINLVARHPFFSEDELVRTFLTFNGSDVQTKLRDAYKKTGDEFMTNRIATQAKEYLPTDIQAQFSTSRELIRNIHNSFHKLRDRAEKMAERSKENATDLLMFGRELSTLGSDASPLPSLASSQSTWGTLRQSLKSLSVEFAVLSDKASQQGRREEDDVVEKLNLFLDLLQSYRDLCERHEKGVLHEHQRALHKYGMMKRQMMSATVQPKEQASVEQLESRIVQQENAIQTMELRNYFSLFCLHQETQLIFTYLPITSHILGAFVNSQVQGHREMGEVWNELHPKLGCLFGGNNGLKPTL; this comes from the exons ATGGCAGGAGAGATCAATGAAG GCTCAGTTCCTGCCTATTACAGGGAAGTGTACGAGGCCGTCCGCTGTAGGACAGATGAGAGAGTGCAGGTTGAAGTTTTTCAGCGGTTGCTCCAAAGGACTGATCTCTCCAAGGCTGTTTTAGGCCAG ATTGCTGAGCATGTTGACTCCACAGATGGATTCCTGAGCAAGTTGTCCCTCTATAAAGCACTCGCTCTGATTGCTCTTGCTCAGCAAGGAAAGCAGCCAAGCCCCAAACTCTTGGAGAATTGCATACAAG AGTTACCGAAACCTCAGCTCGGGGAGCCGAAGGACCTGAACGCATTGAGGATGCAGCCGGCTCAGGAGGACGCACTGATGATGTCCCATACGCTGGacaagctgctgctcagagacgCAGTCCAGGTGGAGCTGATACCTGAGAAGAAGGGTCTGTTCCTCAAACATGTGGAGTACCAGGTCACCAGCCAG CGTTATAAAATATCGGTTTATCGACGCTATAGTGATTTTGACGTCTTCCATGAGGTTCTGCTTCAGAGATTTGCCTACAGAGTGGTGCCAGCACTACCACCTAAAAGGATGTTAAAGGGAG TGCTGACCTCCGTCTCTGAGCGGGAGTTCATCGAGGGGAGGAGACGTGCTCTTGGTAGATTCATTAACCTGGTGGCGCGGCATCCCTTCTTCTCAGAGGACGAGCTGGTCAGGACCTTCCTCACCTTCAACGGCTCT GATGTTCAGACTAAGCTGCGTGATGCATACAAGAAAACGGGTGACGAGTTCATGACCAACAGAATTGCAACTCAGGCAAAG GAATATCTCCCCACTGACATTCAGGCTCAGTTCTCAACAAGCAGAGAGCTGATTAGAAATATCCACAACAGCTTCCACAAGCTGCGGGACAGAGCTGAGAAAATGGCGGAGCGCTCTAAGGAGAATGCAACTGATCTCCTCATGTTTGGCAGAGAGCTCAG TACGCTGGGCTCAGATGCTTCGCCTCTTCCCTCCTTGGCCTCTTCACAAAGCACCTGGGGGACCCTGCGCCAGTCGCTGAAGAGTCTGTCTGTGGAGTTTGCTGTGCTGTCTGACAAAGCTTCTCAGCAG GGCAGACGGGAAGAGGATGATGTTGTGGAAAAACTGAACCTTTTCCTGGATTTGTTGCAGTCCTACAGA GATCTCTGTGAGCGCCATGAGAAAGGTGTGCTCCATGAGCACCAGAGAGCTCTGCACAAGTACGGTATGATGAAGAGGCAGATGATGAGCGCAACCGTTCAACCGAAAGAGCAGGCGTCTGTGGAGCAGCTTGAATCACGAATTGTCCAG CAAGAGAATGCCATTCAGACCATGGAGCTGCGTAACTACTTCTCCCTGTTCTGCCTTCATCAAGAGACACAGCTTATCTTCACCTACCTTCCAATCACATCCCACATTCTCGGGGCTTTTGTTAACTCCCAGGTCCAAGGACACAGAGAG ATGGGAGAGGTATGGAACGAACTCCACCCGAAGCTTGGATGTCTCTTTGGCGGTAACAATGGATTGAAACCCACCCTCTAA
- the snx8a gene encoding sorting nexin-8a isoform X2 produces the protein MKIAEHVDSTDGFLSKLSLYKALALIALAQQGKQPSPKLLENCIQELPKPQLGEPKDLNALRMQPAQEDALMMSHTLDKLLLRDAVQVELIPEKKGLFLKHVEYQVTSQRYKISVYRRYSDFDVFHEVLLQRFAYRVVPALPPKRMLKGVLTSVSEREFIEGRRRALGRFINLVARHPFFSEDELVRTFLTFNGSDVQTKLRDAYKKTGDEFMTNRIATQAKEYLPTDIQAQFSTSRELIRNIHNSFHKLRDRAEKMAERSKENATDLLMFGRELSTLGSDASPLPSLASSQSTWGTLRQSLKSLSVEFAVLSDKASQQGRREEDDVVEKLNLFLDLLQSYRDLCERHEKGVLHEHQRALHKYGMMKRQMMSATVQPKEQASVEQLESRIVQQENAIQTMELRNYFSLFCLHQETQLIFTYLPITSHILGAFVNSQVQGHREMGEVWNELHPKLGCLFGGNNGLKPTL, from the exons ATGAAG ATTGCTGAGCATGTTGACTCCACAGATGGATTCCTGAGCAAGTTGTCCCTCTATAAAGCACTCGCTCTGATTGCTCTTGCTCAGCAAGGAAAGCAGCCAAGCCCCAAACTCTTGGAGAATTGCATACAAG AGTTACCGAAACCTCAGCTCGGGGAGCCGAAGGACCTGAACGCATTGAGGATGCAGCCGGCTCAGGAGGACGCACTGATGATGTCCCATACGCTGGacaagctgctgctcagagacgCAGTCCAGGTGGAGCTGATACCTGAGAAGAAGGGTCTGTTCCTCAAACATGTGGAGTACCAGGTCACCAGCCAG CGTTATAAAATATCGGTTTATCGACGCTATAGTGATTTTGACGTCTTCCATGAGGTTCTGCTTCAGAGATTTGCCTACAGAGTGGTGCCAGCACTACCACCTAAAAGGATGTTAAAGGGAG TGCTGACCTCCGTCTCTGAGCGGGAGTTCATCGAGGGGAGGAGACGTGCTCTTGGTAGATTCATTAACCTGGTGGCGCGGCATCCCTTCTTCTCAGAGGACGAGCTGGTCAGGACCTTCCTCACCTTCAACGGCTCT GATGTTCAGACTAAGCTGCGTGATGCATACAAGAAAACGGGTGACGAGTTCATGACCAACAGAATTGCAACTCAGGCAAAG GAATATCTCCCCACTGACATTCAGGCTCAGTTCTCAACAAGCAGAGAGCTGATTAGAAATATCCACAACAGCTTCCACAAGCTGCGGGACAGAGCTGAGAAAATGGCGGAGCGCTCTAAGGAGAATGCAACTGATCTCCTCATGTTTGGCAGAGAGCTCAG TACGCTGGGCTCAGATGCTTCGCCTCTTCCCTCCTTGGCCTCTTCACAAAGCACCTGGGGGACCCTGCGCCAGTCGCTGAAGAGTCTGTCTGTGGAGTTTGCTGTGCTGTCTGACAAAGCTTCTCAGCAG GGCAGACGGGAAGAGGATGATGTTGTGGAAAAACTGAACCTTTTCCTGGATTTGTTGCAGTCCTACAGA GATCTCTGTGAGCGCCATGAGAAAGGTGTGCTCCATGAGCACCAGAGAGCTCTGCACAAGTACGGTATGATGAAGAGGCAGATGATGAGCGCAACCGTTCAACCGAAAGAGCAGGCGTCTGTGGAGCAGCTTGAATCACGAATTGTCCAG CAAGAGAATGCCATTCAGACCATGGAGCTGCGTAACTACTTCTCCCTGTTCTGCCTTCATCAAGAGACACAGCTTATCTTCACCTACCTTCCAATCACATCCCACATTCTCGGGGCTTTTGTTAACTCCCAGGTCCAAGGACACAGAGAG ATGGGAGAGGTATGGAACGAACTCCACCCGAAGCTTGGATGTCTCTTTGGCGGTAACAATGGATTGAAACCCACCCTCTAA
- the snx8a gene encoding sorting nexin-8a isoform X3 — MQPAQEDALMMSHTLDKLLLRDAVQVELIPEKKGLFLKHVEYQVTSQRYKISVYRRYSDFDVFHEVLLQRFAYRVVPALPPKRMLKGVLTSVSEREFIEGRRRALGRFINLVARHPFFSEDELVRTFLTFNGSDVQTKLRDAYKKTGDEFMTNRIATQAKEYLPTDIQAQFSTSRELIRNIHNSFHKLRDRAEKMAERSKENATDLLMFGRELSTLGSDASPLPSLASSQSTWGTLRQSLKSLSVEFAVLSDKASQQGRREEDDVVEKLNLFLDLLQSYRDLCERHEKGVLHEHQRALHKYGMMKRQMMSATVQPKEQASVEQLESRIVQQENAIQTMELRNYFSLFCLHQETQLIFTYLPITSHILGAFVNSQVQGHREMGEVWNELHPKLGCLFGGNNGLKPTL; from the exons ATGCAGCCGGCTCAGGAGGACGCACTGATGATGTCCCATACGCTGGacaagctgctgctcagagacgCAGTCCAGGTGGAGCTGATACCTGAGAAGAAGGGTCTGTTCCTCAAACATGTGGAGTACCAGGTCACCAGCCAG CGTTATAAAATATCGGTTTATCGACGCTATAGTGATTTTGACGTCTTCCATGAGGTTCTGCTTCAGAGATTTGCCTACAGAGTGGTGCCAGCACTACCACCTAAAAGGATGTTAAAGGGAG TGCTGACCTCCGTCTCTGAGCGGGAGTTCATCGAGGGGAGGAGACGTGCTCTTGGTAGATTCATTAACCTGGTGGCGCGGCATCCCTTCTTCTCAGAGGACGAGCTGGTCAGGACCTTCCTCACCTTCAACGGCTCT GATGTTCAGACTAAGCTGCGTGATGCATACAAGAAAACGGGTGACGAGTTCATGACCAACAGAATTGCAACTCAGGCAAAG GAATATCTCCCCACTGACATTCAGGCTCAGTTCTCAACAAGCAGAGAGCTGATTAGAAATATCCACAACAGCTTCCACAAGCTGCGGGACAGAGCTGAGAAAATGGCGGAGCGCTCTAAGGAGAATGCAACTGATCTCCTCATGTTTGGCAGAGAGCTCAG TACGCTGGGCTCAGATGCTTCGCCTCTTCCCTCCTTGGCCTCTTCACAAAGCACCTGGGGGACCCTGCGCCAGTCGCTGAAGAGTCTGTCTGTGGAGTTTGCTGTGCTGTCTGACAAAGCTTCTCAGCAG GGCAGACGGGAAGAGGATGATGTTGTGGAAAAACTGAACCTTTTCCTGGATTTGTTGCAGTCCTACAGA GATCTCTGTGAGCGCCATGAGAAAGGTGTGCTCCATGAGCACCAGAGAGCTCTGCACAAGTACGGTATGATGAAGAGGCAGATGATGAGCGCAACCGTTCAACCGAAAGAGCAGGCGTCTGTGGAGCAGCTTGAATCACGAATTGTCCAG CAAGAGAATGCCATTCAGACCATGGAGCTGCGTAACTACTTCTCCCTGTTCTGCCTTCATCAAGAGACACAGCTTATCTTCACCTACCTTCCAATCACATCCCACATTCTCGGGGCTTTTGTTAACTCCCAGGTCCAAGGACACAGAGAG ATGGGAGAGGTATGGAACGAACTCCACCCGAAGCTTGGATGTCTCTTTGGCGGTAACAATGGATTGAAACCCACCCTCTAA
- the nudt1 gene encoding oxidized purine nucleoside triphosphate hydrolase isoform X1 — MPYQTTLIKSLYISILWRDIAEKTGAMLSPKLLTLVLVVQPGRVLLGMKKRGFGAGKWNGFGGKVQPGETIEDAARRELQEESGLTVDALEKVGNIKFEFVGETQLLDVHIFRADTFNGDPAESDEMRPQWFECDQIPFSEMWADDSMWFPLMLQKKKFVGYFKFQGHDVILSHKLEEVEEL, encoded by the exons ATGCCTTATCAAACCACTCTAATTAAGTCCCTGTACATTTCTATACTTTGGAGAGACATAGCAGAAAAA ACAGGTGCGATGTTGAGCCCCAAACTGCTGACTCTGGTGCTGGTGGTCCAGCCAGGCAGGGTGCTGCTGGGCATGAAGAAGAGAGGGTTTGGGGCTGGGAAGTGGAACGGGTTTGGGGGCAAAGTTCAGCCTGGAGAAACTATTGAAGATGCTGCAAGGAG ggaGCTGCAAGAGGAGAGCGGTCTGACGGTGGATGCTCTGGAGAAGGTCGGAAATATCAAATTTGAGTTTGTCGGAGAAACACAGCTGCTCGACGTCCACATTTTCAGAGCTGACACTTTTAACGGAGACCCAGCGGAGTCAGATG AAATGAGGCCTCAGTGGTTTGAATGTGACCAGATTCCCTTCAGTGAAATGTGGGCTGATGATAGCATGTGGTTCCCTTTGatgctgcagaagaagaagtttGTTGGATATTTTAAGTTTCAGGGTCATGACGTGATCCTCAGCCACAAACTGGAAGAAGTGGAGGAGCTCTGA
- the nudt1 gene encoding oxidized purine nucleoside triphosphate hydrolase isoform X2 produces the protein MLSPKLLTLVLVVQPGRVLLGMKKRGFGAGKWNGFGGKVQPGETIEDAARRELQEESGLTVDALEKVGNIKFEFVGETQLLDVHIFRADTFNGDPAESDEMRPQWFECDQIPFSEMWADDSMWFPLMLQKKKFVGYFKFQGHDVILSHKLEEVEEL, from the exons ATGTTGAGCCCCAAACTGCTGACTCTGGTGCTGGTGGTCCAGCCAGGCAGGGTGCTGCTGGGCATGAAGAAGAGAGGGTTTGGGGCTGGGAAGTGGAACGGGTTTGGGGGCAAAGTTCAGCCTGGAGAAACTATTGAAGATGCTGCAAGGAG ggaGCTGCAAGAGGAGAGCGGTCTGACGGTGGATGCTCTGGAGAAGGTCGGAAATATCAAATTTGAGTTTGTCGGAGAAACACAGCTGCTCGACGTCCACATTTTCAGAGCTGACACTTTTAACGGAGACCCAGCGGAGTCAGATG AAATGAGGCCTCAGTGGTTTGAATGTGACCAGATTCCCTTCAGTGAAATGTGGGCTGATGATAGCATGTGGTTCCCTTTGatgctgcagaagaagaagtttGTTGGATATTTTAAGTTTCAGGGTCATGACGTGATCCTCAGCCACAAACTGGAAGAAGTGGAGGAGCTCTGA
- the mrm2 gene encoding rRNA methyltransferase 2, mitochondrial gives MWCVSLQRRCLHSTLRLMKKLKSKTPAEQRWLTRQLKDPYVKASQAQNFRCRSAFKLLEIDDKFRVLKPGDSVVDCGAAPGAWSQVAVHRVNSAGTDPELPRGTVVGIDLLNIPHLDGAHFLSSHDVTDPTTHAKLLELLPNSQAHVILSDMAPNASGFKEMDHEKLIMMCFSLIDLAEKVLQPGGSLLCKYWDGILAQKLQEKLSSVFGGVRILKPNASRKDSAERYFLARMYRKPVK, from the exons ATGTGGTGTGTCTCGTTGCAGAGAAGATGTTTACACTCCACTTTACGTTtaatgaaaaagctgaaaagtaAAACTCCAGCGGAGCAGCGCTGGCTGACGCGGCAGCTCAAAGACCCGTATGTCAAAGCTTCGCAAGCCCAAAACTTTCGGTGCAGAAGCGCCTTTAAGCTGCTGGAGATAGATGACAAGTTCAGGGTCTTAAAGCCTGGAGACAGTGTGGTGGACTGTGGAGCTGCACCTGGAGCCTGGAGCCAGGTGGCCGTCCATAGGGTCAACTCAGCCGGgacag ATCCGGAGCTACCACGTGGTACGGTTGTTGGCATCGATCTGCTGAACATACCTCATCTGGATGGCGCCCACTTCCTGTCCAGTCATGACGTCACTGACCCCACCACACACGCCAAGCTTCTGGAGCTGCTCCCCAACAGCCAGGCTCATGTCATCCTGAGCGACATGGCACCAAATGCCAGTGGTTTCAAAGAGATGGACCACGAGAAGCTCATCAtgatgtgtttctctttgatagACTTGGCCGAGAAGGTTTTACAGCCGGGGGGCTCTCTGCTCTGCAAATACTGGGACGGGATCCTCGCTCAGAAACTCCAGGAGAAGCTCTCAAGTGTGTTCGGTGGTGTTCGGATTTTAAAGCCAAACGCCAGCAGAAAGGATTCGGCTGAGAGATATTTCCTCGCTAGAATGTACAGAAAGCCAGTGAAATGA